In Meleagris gallopavo isolate NT-WF06-2002-E0010 breed Aviagen turkey brand Nicholas breeding stock chromosome 2, Turkey_5.1, whole genome shotgun sequence, the following are encoded in one genomic region:
- the LOC109366461 gene encoding uncharacterized protein LOC109366461 — MVVDSFLLIPSLLLLVAGLSLLTPLWRRQGSDRRRQWWTWWLQVLASKSGAEKQAGRHRSPLCRPRCSQQQASRRQGSPILPHSIQPGKTRPLLLHNLCRSLHMKSDSATGTTSSVGKPVMLPRQDQRPQVLVARGTPRMLSQRPRLGGGVKDLPPEISNFTKPPVKGMVFQEGLVQTEERKRWWDYKTKRLFWHMLSSALPKGHKKPGAAARPSRGPALSLERKADGKTEALLPFNSGFSDKRSTEKSDMLAVERLYRQLLVSLKQPKTKNDCYKPGGGTDEQPLVTSFCTLPPVKGTGGRARPRGLLSIV; from the exons ATGGTTGTCGACAGCTTTCTCCTTAtccccagcctcctgctcctggtGGCTGGGCTGTCTCTGCTCACCCCTCTCTGGCGTCGACAG GGTTCTGACCGGCGCCGGCAATGGTGGACATGGTGGCTGCAAGTGCTGGCATCGAAGTCAG GTGCTGagaagcaggcaggcaggcaccGGAGCCCCCTGTGCAGACCACGTTGCTCCCAGCAGCAAGCGTCACGAAGGCAGGGCAGTCCCATCCTGCCCCATTCCATCCAGCCAGGAAAGACCCGGCCTTTGTTGCTGCACAATCTGTGCCGCTCTCTTCACATGAAGAGTGACTCTGCCACTGGTACCACGAGCTCTGTGGGGAAACCTGTCATGCTCCCCAGACAGGACCAGCGCCCGCAGGTTCTGGTGGCACGCGGGACCCCCAGGATGCTCAGTCAGCGTCCTAGGCTAGGTGGTGGAGTTAAAGACCTGCCACCTGAGATCTCCAACTTCACAAAGCCACCAGTGAAAGGGATGGTCTTCCAGGAGGGCCTCGTTcaaacagaggagagaaaacGCTGGTGGGACTACAAGACCAAGAGGCTCTTTTGGCATATGCTCTCCTCAGCACTTCCCAAAGGGCACAAgaagccaggagcagcagcaagacCATCCCGAGGACCAGCTTTGAGCctggagagaaaagcagatggCAAAACTGAAGCCCTCCTGCCCTTCAACTCTGGCTTCAGTGACAAGAGGAGCACAGAGAAATCGGACATGCTTGCTGTGGAAAGGCTGTACCGGCAGCTCCTGGTTTCCCTAAAACAGCCCAAGACTAAGAATGATTGCTACAAGCCAGGTGGCGGAACTGATGAGCAACCGCTGGTAACCTCTTTCTGCACGCTGCCACCAGTGAAAGGGACTGGTGGAAGAGCAAGGCCAAGAGGCCTTCTGAGTATTGTATAG